The bacterium genome contains the following window.
ACCGATCAGTTACGTCTACGATCCAACCGACCATGCCCGGGAACCCCTGTCCCGATATTTCCAAAAGTACGGGAACACACCCAGGAAGGTTGTCCTTGTGGGGATGAACCCCGGTCCGTGGGGGATGCTCCAGACGGGCGTGCCCTTCGGGGAGGTCAGCTTCGTGCGGGAGTGGATGGGGATCGATGGAAAGGTCGGACAGCCTGAAACGGTTCATCCAAAACGGCCCATACACGGGTTTTCCTGTACGCGAAGCGAGGTCAGCGGCAAAAGACTCTGGGGGTGGGCCCGGGACCGTTTCCAGACAGCGGACCTGTTTTTCAGGCAGTTCATGGTCGTCAACTACTGTCCCCTGGCTTTCTTCGACGAGGGGGGAAAGAACGTCACACCCGACAAACTGAAAAAGGCCGACAAGGAGCGGCTGTTCCGACTGTGCGATGGAGCGACGAAGCGAACGATCGAACTGCTGAAACC
Protein-coding sequences here:
- a CDS encoding single-stranded DNA-binding protein; translation: MPTNDLINIATTLSDQLRDLDLSPPISYVYDPTDHAREPLSRYFQKYGNTPRKVVLVGMNPGPWGMLQTGVPFGEVSFVREWMGIDGKVGQPETVHPKRPIHGFSCTRSEVSGKRLWGWARDRFQTADLFFRQFMVVNYCPLAFFDEGGKNVTPDKLKKADKERLFRLCDGATKRTIELLKPEFVIGIGKFAYDRCTAALDGMDVKVGRVTHPSPANPAANRGWEAIIEKELQEMGIQLPSRD